One genomic segment of Scylla paramamosain isolate STU-SP2022 chromosome 11, ASM3559412v1, whole genome shotgun sequence includes these proteins:
- the LOC135105016 gene encoding irregular chiasm C-roughest protein-like: MFAWWISWLALCLVLGRNPWAASAAQTEAGTEAATALWTVTKRSGGDEPQYPHYHRASVRNTLPSGSSAGSHLLHGASSVQLGAGQRPGKDMKLGPGMGGSAVETLETEGAQYFATQPTPQTAVVGSTAVLPCRVINKVGHLQWTKDGFGLGTERDLDGFSRYGMIGSDDEGDFSLRIQPVLLEDDALYQCQVSASSGVPGIRSHTARLTVYVPPESPKVSPPVLSTTAGMTMILECESRGGRPSPEIQWVDDSRRETIRTGAITTEETMEDGKRVTVRSRLSFSPRRSHHNSSITCLTSNQALSSPSPSKEGKMMEREGKDGREVEK, from the exons ATGTTCGCCTGGTGGATCTCCTGGCTGGCGCTGTGCCTCGTGCTGGGGAGGAATCCTTGGGCGGCCAGCGCGGCGCAAACGGAGGCGGGGACGGAGGCGGCGACGGCGCTGTGGACGGTGACCAAAAGAAGTGGTGGCGACGAGCCTCAGTACCCCCACTACCACCGCGCCTCCGTCAGAAACACTCTTCCATCAGGCTCCTCTGCTGGCTCCCATCTGCTACACGGGGCCTCCTCGGTGCAGCTCGGGGCGGGGCAGCGGCCGGGCAAGGACATGAAGCTGGGGCCCGGTATGGGAGGCTCAGCGGTAGAGACACTGGAGACAGAGGGCGCCCAGTACTTCGCGACGCAGCCCACGCCGCAGACCGCGGTGGTGGGTTCCACGGCGGTGCTTCCttgcag AGTCATCAATAAAGTGGGTCACCTCCAGTGGACCAAAGACGGGTTCGGGCTGGGCACAGAGCGGGACCTGGATGGCTTCTCGCGCTACGGCATGATCGGCTCAGATGACGAAG GAGACTTCAGCCTAAGGATACAGCCCGTGTTGCTCGAAGATGACGCCCTTTATCAGTGCCAGGTGAGTGCCAGTTCCGGTGTGCCAGGCATCAGGTCACACACGGCGCGCCTCACCGTCTACGTGCCACCCGAGTCGCCTAAAGTGTCGCCGCCCGTCCTCAGCACCACTGCGGGCATGACGATGATCCTGGAGTGCGAGAGTCGAGGAGGACGCCCGTCCCCTGAG ATTCAGTGGGTGGACGACAGCCGGCGGGAGACCATTCGAACGGGCGCCATCACGACGGAGGAGACgatggaagatggaaagagggtCACAGTTCGCTCCCGTCTTTCCTTCAGCCCACGACGCTCCCACCATAACTCCTCcatcacctgcctcacctccaATCAGGCCCTCAGCTCCCCCTCGccaagtaaggaagggaagatgatggaaagggaaggaaaggacgggagggaagtagagaaatga